One window of Nitrospirota bacterium genomic DNA carries:
- a CDS encoding menaquinone biosynthesis protein, with amino-acid sequence MKKLKLRIGRIPYANLFPIFYYLEKQCNHSAYRFVKGVPSKVNKMLREGKLDISPSSSIEYLRNKNKYLIVPYSSISSSGPIKSILLFSKYPLNELGGKAIALSSASETSTALLKIILKEFLSLKCKFKPTDHRSVKNILSTFSAVLHIGDTAMQEAKKTENRRQKTEDRKKKTNNSLASEVCLLGSEPLFIYDLGELWFKYTGLPFVFALWVVTKDAVEEKKELIKKLSSELRNAKKYAGKKFPLIAKDAPQNKWLTEKELIDYWKTISYDFTEKHLEGLRLFEKYALKLSGK; translated from the coding sequence ATGAAAAAATTGAAACTCAGGATCGGCAGGATCCCGTACGCAAACCTTTTCCCGATATTCTACTATCTCGAAAAGCAATGCAATCATTCAGCGTACAGATTTGTCAAAGGCGTTCCTTCAAAGGTGAATAAAATGCTGCGCGAGGGCAAACTCGACATCAGCCCTTCATCTTCCATTGAATACCTGCGGAACAAGAACAAATACCTTATCGTGCCCTACTCTTCCATAAGCTCCTCCGGGCCCATCAAAAGCATCCTCCTGTTTTCGAAATACCCGTTAAATGAACTAGGCGGTAAGGCCATTGCGCTGTCATCAGCGTCTGAAACATCCACCGCGCTCTTGAAAATAATCCTGAAAGAATTCCTCTCGCTAAAATGCAAATTCAAACCCACGGACCACCGCAGCGTCAAAAATATCCTGTCGACTTTTTCCGCTGTCCTTCACATAGGCGACACGGCGATGCAGGAAGCGAAGAAGACAGAAAACAGAAGACAGAAGACAGAAGACAGAAAAAAGAAAACAAATAATAGTCTGGCATCTGAGGTCTGTCTTCTGGGTTCTGAGCCGCTTTTCATCTACGACCTTGGAGAGCTGTGGTTTAAATACACGGGACTTCCATTTGTGTTTGCCCTGTGGGTTGTAACGAAAGATGCTGTTGAGGAGAAAAAAGAGCTTATCAAAAAACTCTCCTCGGAATTAAGGAACGCAAAAAAGTACGCAGGTAAAAAATTCCCGCTGATAGCAAAAGACGCCCCTCAAAATAAATGGCTGACGGAAAAAGAACTTATTGACTACTGGAAGACCATCTCCTATGACTTCACTGAAAAACACCTTGAGGGCCTGCGGCTGTTCGAGAAGTACGCATTGAAATTATCCGGCAAGTAA
- a CDS encoding PAS domain S-box protein, whose product MKLAHKLTIGFLAVALLIWTTGYLIIDISRKTLEELFVDNAESLSKEILSALEKEIYNKVEVFREYSRDIFVPRTLIKSNREFEKLGNIQQFLEQKNAEWKNTPENAETPFMRSLTENDLSEELKEKTEYYRERYGHNIFSEVFFTNKYGAVVAMTNRTEDYRQDDEEWWQAAKKNGLYVEDVKYDKSANDYCISVGLRIDDEDGNFLGAMKFLLSAKQITATLNNLKTYIQNEQDRHNVKVRLITHDKKLIYSSEKGDRLFQDFFHSFKPGLFQEIQKTRALSAEHDGRLSVYIQAQDYKDIKGLGWILITDYDAEEVFAPVIELRNKISFISLSITLFAVVLGVFMSSRITKSILKLRDTAIKFGKGEQDVKIDINSHDEIGELADAFNQMREDLKMTAMVRDKLTEDLQEGEERLRSVIETANDAIASFDSEGRVIFWNATAERIFGYTTDEAVGRHITGFMSKQFHDFCQKELAPAVVLENEDIIGKTVEITGQKKDGREFPAELSIAIWRKKGETFFTAIFRDITDRKHSEELIGLQLNRLNVLHSIEKAVNSSIDLHSTLDILTDQITTQLGIDAVSVLLLNKHTQSLDHVINKGFRSSALKHTHLRLGEGNAGRAAVEQRIIGIANLVQEPDGFVRSRLFPDEKFVSYFAVPLIAKGDVKGVLELFYRSQFDANPDWLDFLDTIADQAAIAIDHASLFNDLQHSRNELILAYDSTIVGWSTALDMRDKETEGHSLRVTDLTTRIAMEIGISGDELVHIRRGALLHDIGKMGIPDNILLKPGKLTDEEWVIMKRHPLYAYDMLSGTDYLRPALDIPLYHHEKWDGSGYPKGLEGKAIPLAARIFAVVDVWDALTSNRPYRPAWAKEKTLAYIRSQAGTHFDPEVVEVFMKMAYNNYPQEEPQLGPHDGLLPPASTKPSLSPSTI is encoded by the coding sequence ATGAAGTTAGCTCATAAATTGACTATTGGGTTCCTGGCGGTCGCCTTGCTGATATGGACTACCGGTTATTTGATCATTGATATCAGCAGAAAGACACTGGAAGAGCTTTTCGTTGATAACGCCGAATCCCTGTCTAAAGAGATCCTCTCAGCCCTTGAAAAAGAAATTTATAACAAGGTCGAGGTATTCCGCGAATATTCCAGGGACATATTTGTTCCCCGGACGTTGATAAAATCAAACCGCGAGTTTGAGAAGCTCGGAAACATTCAACAATTCCTCGAACAAAAAAATGCGGAGTGGAAAAACACTCCTGAAAATGCTGAAACTCCGTTTATGCGCAGTCTCACAGAAAACGATCTATCGGAGGAATTAAAAGAGAAAACGGAATACTACAGGGAGAGATACGGCCACAATATCTTCAGCGAAGTATTTTTTACGAATAAATACGGGGCTGTTGTCGCCATGACCAATAGAACAGAGGACTACAGGCAGGATGATGAAGAATGGTGGCAGGCCGCAAAGAAGAACGGGCTATATGTTGAAGACGTTAAATATGATAAAAGCGCTAATGATTATTGCATAAGTGTCGGCTTGAGGATTGACGATGAAGACGGCAATTTCCTCGGAGCAATGAAATTCCTGCTGAGCGCCAAACAGATCACAGCCACATTAAATAATTTAAAAACCTATATACAAAATGAGCAGGACAGGCATAATGTGAAAGTCAGGCTTATCACTCATGACAAGAAATTAATTTACTCCTCAGAAAAAGGCGACAGGCTTTTTCAGGATTTTTTTCATTCCTTTAAACCGGGCCTGTTTCAGGAAATACAAAAGACCAGGGCCTTAAGCGCCGAACACGACGGGAGACTGTCCGTGTATATTCAGGCACAGGACTACAAAGACATTAAAGGCCTGGGATGGATATTAATTACGGACTATGACGCGGAGGAAGTATTTGCTCCTGTCATCGAATTGCGGAACAAGATCTCATTTATCTCCCTGAGCATCACACTGTTTGCAGTTGTCCTGGGCGTTTTCATGTCCTCACGCATTACAAAATCAATCCTGAAGCTGCGGGACACCGCGATCAAATTCGGCAAGGGCGAACAGGATGTGAAAATTGACATTAACTCTCACGACGAGATCGGCGAGCTGGCGGACGCCTTCAACCAGATGAGGGAGGACCTGAAGATGACGGCAATGGTGCGGGACAAACTGACTGAAGACCTGCAGGAAGGCGAGGAGAGGCTGCGCTCGGTAATAGAAACTGCCAACGACGCCATCGCGTCTTTTGACAGCGAAGGCAGGGTCATTTTCTGGAATGCGACCGCTGAAAGGATTTTCGGGTACACCACCGATGAGGCCGTGGGCAGGCATATCACAGGCTTCATGTCAAAGCAGTTCCACGACTTCTGTCAAAAAGAACTGGCCCCGGCAGTTGTATTGGAAAACGAGGACATTATCGGCAAGACAGTCGAGATTACCGGTCAAAAAAAAGACGGCCGGGAATTCCCCGCCGAACTCTCCATTGCGATATGGAGGAAGAAAGGGGAAACTTTTTTTACCGCAATATTCAGGGACATAACAGACCGCAAGCATTCGGAAGAATTAATCGGGCTTCAGCTTAACCGCCTCAATGTGCTGCATTCAATTGAGAAAGCGGTCAACTCCAGTATCGACCTGCATTCAACTCTCGACATCCTTACAGACCAGATCACAACGCAATTAGGCATTGACGCCGTTTCGGTTTTACTGCTGAACAAACACACTCAATCGCTTGACCATGTCATCAACAAAGGTTTCCGCTCAAGCGCGCTTAAACACACACATCTCAGACTGGGAGAGGGCAATGCGGGCCGGGCCGCTGTTGAACAGCGCATCATCGGCATCGCAAATCTCGTGCAGGAACCCGACGGCTTTGTGCGGTCAAGGTTGTTTCCCGATGAGAAATTTGTCTCATATTTCGCCGTCCCTCTTATTGCCAAGGGCGATGTAAAAGGCGTATTGGAGTTGTTTTACCGCAGCCAGTTCGATGCCAATCCTGATTGGCTGGATTTTCTCGACACCATTGCCGACCAGGCTGCCATCGCCATTGACCATGCCTCGCTGTTCAATGACCTCCAGCATTCACGCAATGAACTTATACTCGCTTATGACAGCACCATTGTGGGATGGTCCACCGCGCTTGATATGAGGGACAAAGAGACAGAAGGTCATTCACTCAGAGTGACCGATCTGACCACTCGCATAGCTATGGAAATAGGGATAAGCGGAGACGAGCTCGTGCATATCAGAAGGGGAGCCCTCCTGCATGATATCGGGAAGATGGGAATTCCCGACAACATCCTTCTTAAGCCCGGTAAATTAACGGATGAGGAATGGGTAATAATGAAACGCCATCCTCTTTACGCCTATGACATGCTTAGCGGAACAGACTACTTAAGACCGGCCCTCGACATCCCATTATATCATCATGAGAAATGGGACGGATCGGGATACCCCAAGGGCCTGGAAGGCAAGGCCATCCCCCTTGCGGCAAGGATATTCGCGGTAGTTGATGTGTGGGACGCGTTAACGTCAAACCGTCCTTACCGGCCTGCGTGGGCCAAAGAGAAAACCCTCGCATACATCCGCTCACAGGCAGGCACACACTTTGACCCTGAAGTAGTGGAAGTCTTTATGAAAATGGCGTACAATAATTACCCGCAGGAAGAACCGCAGCTTGGGCCGCATGACGGCTTGCTGCCTCCGGCAAGCACAAAGCCTTCTTTATCGCCTTCAACAATATAA
- a CDS encoding iron-sulfur cluster assembly accessory protein — MVTITDAAAEKAKEILITEGKATWGLKFFMAGSSCCGPSYGIDIVEAPESGDKVVEQNGLKIFMDAETYEKLEGMKFDYIVEGDKEGFVLAGGSKPSCGPSCGSSCG; from the coding sequence ATGGTTACAATTACAGATGCAGCCGCAGAGAAGGCAAAGGAGATTCTGATTACAGAAGGAAAGGCTACCTGGGGACTCAAGTTTTTTATGGCAGGCAGCAGCTGCTGCGGCCCCTCATACGGGATTGATATTGTCGAGGCGCCTGAAAGCGGCGATAAGGTTGTGGAGCAGAACGGCCTCAAGATTTTTATGGATGCCGAGACATATGAAAAACTTGAGGGTATGAAATTCGATTATATTGTTGAAGGCGATAAAGAAGGCTTTGTGCTTGCCGGAGGCAGCAAGCCGTCATGCGGCCCAAGCTGCGGTTCTTCCTGCGGGTAA
- a CDS encoding tRNA-dihydrouridine synthase family protein, giving the protein MAGLTHSAIRRIMIGFGGVGLLSTEMLSVKSVPVENPRISPYLIRTERESPLSYQLLTSNHQEIGRAIDALHKLKADAVDLNMGCPSTAVGKFGAGVILMERPDEARRIVAEARKRTALPLSVKIRLGREADSGKLKTFCSMLEGEGIDMLTVHARFKHEPFARNPRWEYIAEIKDYIKIPVIANGGIFSVEDAEKCLRVSRADGLMLGQGAVIRPWLFSEIAGAVYGVDIPKPIVSLPDIYTAFIEALNADYRPIYRLGRLKAFTHYFARNYKFGHSLACKVQSSSSMDEARERAGTFFANSKE; this is encoded by the coding sequence ATGGCAGGCCTTACCCACAGCGCCATCCGGCGGATAATGATCGGCTTCGGCGGGGTCGGCCTTTTGTCGACCGAAATGCTCTCGGTTAAAAGCGTACCCGTGGAAAATCCCCGCATCTCTCCGTATCTGATCAGGACCGAAAGGGAAAGCCCGCTTTCCTATCAGCTCCTGACTTCCAATCACCAGGAGATAGGCCGGGCCATTGATGCCCTTCACAAATTAAAGGCTGACGCTGTTGATTTAAACATGGGCTGCCCATCTACAGCGGTCGGCAAGTTCGGCGCTGGCGTAATTCTGATGGAGCGGCCGGATGAGGCCCGCCGAATAGTGGCCGAGGCCAGAAAACGCACCGCCTTGCCCCTGAGTGTGAAGATCCGTCTGGGCAGAGAGGCCGACAGCGGGAAATTAAAGACGTTCTGCTCTATGCTCGAAGGTGAGGGCATTGATATGCTTACGGTGCATGCCCGGTTCAAGCATGAACCCTTTGCAAGAAATCCGCGGTGGGAGTATATAGCCGAAATAAAAGACTACATTAAGATACCCGTTATCGCCAATGGAGGAATTTTCTCGGTAGAGGATGCGGAAAAATGTCTGAGGGTATCACGAGCCGACGGATTGATGCTCGGACAGGGGGCGGTGATAAGGCCCTGGCTCTTCTCGGAAATTGCCGGGGCTGTATACGGCGTCGATATCCCGAAGCCGATTGTTTCGTTGCCCGATATTTACACGGCCTTTATCGAAGCCTTGAACGCCGATTATCGCCCGATATACCGCCTGGGCAGGCTGAAGGCATTTACCCACTACTTCGCCAGGAATTATAAATTCGGACACTCTCTGGCTTGCAAAGTCCAGTCAAGCAGCAGTATGGATGAAGCAAGGGAACGGGCCGGGACGTTCTTTGCGAACAGCAAAGAGTAG
- a CDS encoding DUF2132 domain-containing protein produces the protein MTKQQSNDPLHGITLEMMLTRLVELLGWEKMGRLIRIRCFNNDPSIKSSLHFLRRTPWARNKVEALYLRHKDEISE, from the coding sequence ATGACTAAGCAACAATCCAACGATCCTCTTCACGGCATCACTTTAGAAATGATGCTGACCCGGCTGGTAGAACTTCTTGGCTGGGAGAAAATGGGAAGACTTATCCGCATCAGATGTTTCAATAATGATCCGAGCATCAAATCCAGTCTGCACTTCTTGAGAAGGACCCCCTGGGCCAGGAATAAAGTCGAAGCCTTATATCTGAGGCACAAGGATGAGATCAGTGAGTAA